The Saccopteryx leptura isolate mSacLep1 chromosome 2, mSacLep1_pri_phased_curated, whole genome shotgun sequence genome has a window encoding:
- the CLUH gene encoding clustered mitochondria protein homolog isoform X2 encodes MAWVWVCTSCCRQLAEAVLPTPTGIGAEERTPLLNPTPASLSPGPSFLRVPGIPNSGFSCPPNNFVSSGPLSGGCREVGLSVGSGSTWDPGATRASWPTAVLLADLEQDSRQGECALPGAAPAGLAPLKPEASQSSSPGPTNCMGARVVAEARMRDTDSAGPEPKSWLPHCDGGQETPESGRGQLPTVPELPSVMLLNGDCPESLRKEEGPTEPPRENGLDEAEPGEETTGQEVIVIQDTGFSVKILAPGIESFALQVSPQEMVQEIHQVLMDREDTCHRTCFSLHLDGNMLDHFSELRSVEGLQEGSVLRVVEEPYTVREARIHVRHVRDLLKSLDPSDAFNGVDCNSLSFLSVFTDGDLGDSGKRKKGLEMDPIDCTPPEYILPGSRERPLCPLQPQNRDWKPLQCLKVLTMSGWNPPPGNRKMHGDLMYLFVITAEDRQVSITASTRGFYLNQSTAYHFNPKPASPRFLSHSLVELLNQISPTFKKNFAVLQKKRVQRHPFERIATPFQVYSWTAPQAEHAMDCVRAEDAYTSRLGYEEHIPGQTRDWNEELQTTRELPRKNLPERLLRERAIFKVHSDFTAAATRGAMAVIDGNVMAINPSEETKMQMFIWNNIFFSLGFDVRDHYKDFGGDVAAYVAPANDLNGVRTYNAVDVEGLYTLGTVVVDYRGYRVTAQSIIPGILERDQEQSVIYGSIDFGKTVVSHPRYLELLERTSRPLKILRHHVLNDRDEEVELCSSVECKGIIGNDGRHYILDLLRTFPPDLNFLPVPGEQLPEECTRAGFPRSHRHKLSCLRQELVDAFVEHRYLLFMKLAALQLMQQKASKIENSTSLENGSPPSLESKSEDPLGPEAGSEEEGSGASGLAKVKELAETIASDDGTDPRSREVIRNACKAVGSISSTAFDVRFNPDIFSPGVRFPESCQEEVRDQKQLLKDAAAFLLSCQIPGLVKDCTDHVVLPMDGATLSEVMRQRGINMRYLGKVLDLVLRSPARDQLDHIYKIGIGELITRSAKHIFKTYLQGVELSGLSAAISHFLNCFLSSYPNPVAHLPADELVSKKRNRRRRNRPPGAADNTAWAVMTPQELWKNICQEAKNYFDFSLECESVDQAVEAYGLQKITLLREISLKTGIQILLKEYSFDSRHKPAFTEEDVLNIFPVVKHVNPKASDAFHFFQSGQAKVQQGFLKEGCELINEALNLFNNVYGAMHVEICACLRLLARLHYIMGDYAEALSNQQKAVLMSERVMGIEHPNTIQEYMHLALYCFASSQLSTALSLLYRARYLTLLVFGEDHPEMALLDNNIGLVLHGVMEYDLSLRFLENALDVSTKYHGPKSLKVALSHHLVARVYESKAEFRSALQHEKEGYTIYKTQLGEDHEKTKESSEYLKCLTQQAVALQRTMNEIYRNGSSANIPPLKFTAPSMASVLEQLNVINGILFIPLSQKDLENLKAEVARRHQLQEASKNRDKAEEPMATEPEPAGGPEDAASQPQAAKDPPSPSLQG; translated from the exons ATGGCCTGGGTCTGGGTCTGCACTAGCTGTTGCCGGCAGCTGGCTGAAGCAGtcctgcccacccccactggGATTGGGGCCGAGGAGAGGACCCCCTTGCTGAACCCTACCCCTGCCAGCCTATCCCCAGGGCCCTCGTTCCTGAGGGTGCCAGGTATCCCAAACTCTGGGTTCTCCTGCCCCCCTAACAACTTTGTCAGTAGTGGCCCCCTTTCTGGGGGGTGCAGGGAAGTAGGTCTGAGTGTTGGTAGCGGGTCTACCTGGGATCCTGGAGCCACCAGGGCCTCCTGGCCCACAGCTGTCCTTCTGGCCGACCTTGAGCAGGATTCAAGGCAGGGGGAGTGTGCCCTTCCTGGGGCCGCCCCGGCAGGCCTGGCCCCACTGAAACCCGAAGCCAGCCAGAGCTCCAGCCCTGGGCCTACCAATTGCATGGGGGCAAGGGTAGTGGCAGAGGCCAGAATGAGGGACACGGACAGTGCCGGGCCTGAGCCGAAGAGCTGGCTGCCTCACTGCGATGGTGGTCAAGAGACTCCAGAGTCCGGGAGAGGTCAACTGCCGACTGTGCCAG AGCTGCCGTCAGTCATGCTATTGAATGGGGACTGTCCAGAGAGcctgaggaaggaagaggggccCACCGAACCACCCCGGGAAAATGGGCTGGATGAGGCTGAGCCTGGAGAGGAGACCACTGGGCAGGAAGTCATTGTCATTCAGGACACGGGCTTTTCTGTGAAGATCCTGGCCCCGGGGATTGAATCCTTCGCCCTACAG GTGTCCCCCCAGGAGATGGTACAGGAGATCCACCAGGTGCTCATGGACCGTGAAGACACGTGTCATCGCACCTGCTTCTCACTGCATCTGGATGGCAACATGCTGGACCACTTTTCAGAGCTGCGCAGTGTTGAGGGTCTGCAGGAGGGCTCAGTGCTACGCGTGGTGGAAG AGCCATACACAGTGCGCGAGGCCCGAATCCATGTGCGCCATGTCCGAGACCTGCTCAAGAGCCTAGACCCGTCTGATGCCTTCAACGGGGTTGACTGCAACTCCTTGTCCTTCCTGAGCGTCTTTACCGATGGCGACCTGGGAG ACAGCGGGAAGCGGAAGAAGGGCTTGGAGATGGACCCCATTGACTGCACGCCGCCTGAGTACATCCTTCCAGGGAGCCGGGAGCGGCCATTGTGTcccctgcagccccagaaccGTGACTGGAAG CCCCTGCAGTGCCTGAAAGTGCTCACCATGAGTGGCTGGAACCCGCCCCCTGGGAACCGCAAGATGCACGGGGACCTCATGTACCTGTTTGTGATCACAGCCGAGGACCGGCAAGTCAGCATCACGGCCTCCACACGGGGCTTTTACCTGAACCA GTCCACAGCGTATCACTTCAACCCCAAGCCCGCCAGCCCCCGCTTCCTCAGCCATTCCCTGGTGGAGCTGCTCAACCAGATCAGCCCGACCTTCAAAAAAAACTTTGCTGTGCTGCAGAAGAAAAG GGTCCAGCGCCACCCATTCGAGAGGATTGCCACCCCGTTCCAGGTGTACAGCTGGACGGCCCCCCAGGCAGAGCACGCCATGGATTGCGTGCGCGCGGAGGATGCCTACACCTCAAGGCTGGGCTATGAGGAGCACATTCCTGGACAG ACCCGGGACTGGAACGAGGAGCTGCAGACCACGAGGGAACTGCCCCGCAAGAACCTACCTGAACGGCTGCTTCGAGAAAGAGCCATATTCAAG GTACACAGTGACTTCACAGCAGCAGCCACACGGGGAGCCATGGCGGTCATCGATGGCAATGTGATGGCCATCAACCCCAGTGAGGAGACCAAGATGCAAATGTTCATCTGGAACAACATCTTCTTCAGCCTGGGTTTTGATGTCCGCGACCATTACAAGGACTTTGGTGGCGACGTGGCAGCCTATGTGGCACCTGCCAATGACCTGAACGGTGTGCGCACGTACAACGCGGTGGACGTGGAGGGGCTGTACACACTGGGAACAGTGGTAGTGGATTATCGCGGCTACCGCGTCACAGCCCAGTCCATAATCCCCGGCATCCTGGAGCGAGACCAGGAGCAGAGTGTCATCTATGGCTCTATAGACTTTGGCAAGACAGTGGTGTCGCACCCAAGATACCTGGAGCTGCTGGAACGCACCAGCCGGCCCTTGAAGATCCTGAGGCACCATGTGCTCAATGACCGCGATGAGGAGGTGgagctctgctcctctgtggagTGCAAGGGCATCATCGGCAACGATGGGCGCCACTACATCCTCGACTTGCTGCGCACCTTTCCCCCTGACCTCAACTTCCTCCCCGTGCCCGGCGAGCAGCTGCCCGAAGAGTGCACGCGCGCTGGCTTCCCCCGCAGCCACCGGCACAAGTTGAGCTGCCTGCGCCAGGAGCTGGTGGACGCTTTCGTGGAGCACAG GTACCTGCTCTTCATGAAGTTGGCTGCCCTGCAGCTGATGCAGCAGAAAGCCAGCAAGATAGAGAACTCCACCTCACTGGAAAATGGCAGCCCACCCTCTTTGGAGTCCAAGTCTGAGGACCCGCTGGGACCCGAGGcaggaagtgaggaggagggcagTGGTGCTAGCGGCCTGGCCAAGGTGAAGGAACTGGCAGAGACCATCGCCTCTGACGACGGGACAG ACCCGCGGAGCCGGGAGGTGATCCGCAACGCGTGCAAGGCGGTGGGCTCCATCAGCAGCACAGCCTTCGACGTGCGCTTCAACCCTGACATCTTCTCACCAG GGGTTCGATTCCCTGAGTCCTGCCAGGAGGAAGTGCGGGACCAGAAACAGCTGCTGAAAGATGCCGCTGCCTTCCTGCTCTCGTGCCAGATCCCCGGCTTG GTGAAGGACTGCACAGACCACGTGGTGCTGCCCATGGACGGGGCCACACTGTCGGAGGTGATGCGCCAGCGTGGCATCAACATGCGCTACCTGGGCAAGGTGCTGGACCTGGTGCTCCGGAGCCCAGCCCGAGACCAGCTGGACCACATCTAC AAAATTGGCATTGGAGAGCTCATCACTCGCTCTGCCAAGCACATCTTCAAGACGTACTTACAG GGAGTTGAGCTCTCAGGCCTCTCGGCTGCCATCAGCCACTTCCTGAACTGCTTCCTGAGCTCCTACCCCAACCCTGTGGCCCACCTGCCTGCTGACGAGCTGGTCTCCAAGAAGAggaacaggaggaggagaaacCGGCCTCCAGGGGCAGCAGATAACACTGCCTGGGCCGTCATGACTCCCCAGGAGCTCTGGAAGAACATCTGCCAGGAGGCCAAGAACTACTTTGACTTCAGCCTTGAGTG TGAGAGCGTGGACCAGGCTGTGGAGGCCTACGGCCTGCAGAAAATAACGCTGCTGCGGGAGATCTCCCTCAAAACTGGGATCCAG ATCCTGCTGAAGGAGTACAGCTTCGACAGCCGCCATAAACCCGCATTCACTGAGGAGGATGTGCTCAACATCTTCCCCGTGGTCAAGCACGTCAACCCCAAGGCCTCAGACGCCTTCCACTTCTTCCAGAGCGGACAGGCCAAAGTACAGCAGG gcttcctgaaggagggcTGTGAGCTCATCAATGAGGCCCTGAACCTGTTTAACAACGTGTACGGAGCCATGCACGTGGAGATCTGCGCCTGCTTGCGCCTCCTTGCTCGTCTCCACTATATTATGGGTGACTACGCCGAG GCCCTGAGTAACCAACAGAAGGCTGTGCTGATGAGCGAGCGAGTGATGGGCATCGAGCACCCCAACACCATCCAGGAATAT ATGCACCTGGCCCTGTACTGCTTTGCCAGCAGCCAGCTGTCCACTGCTCTGAGCCTGTTGTACCGTGCTCGCTACCTCACGCTGCTCGTGTTTGGGGAAGACCACCCTGAGATGGCATTGCTGGAC AACAACATCGGGCTGGTGCTGCATGGGGTGATGGAGTATGACCTCTCGCTGCGCTTCCTGGAGAATGCGCTGGATGTCAGCACCAAGTACCACGGGCCCAAGTCCCTCAAAGTGGCCCTCAG CCACCACCTTGTTGCCCGGGTCTATGAGAGCAAAGCCGAGTTCCGGTCAGCCCTGCAGCATGAGAAAGAAGGCTACACCATCTACAAGACCCAG CTGGGCGAGGACCACGAGAAGACCAAGGAGAGCTCCGAGTACCTCAAGTGCCTGACCCAGCAGGCTGTGGCCCTGCAGCGCACCATGAATGAGATCTACCGCAATGGCTCCAGCGCCAACATCCCGCCCCTCAAG TTCACAGCCCCCAGCATGGCCAGTGTCTTGGAACAGCTCAATGTCATCAACGGCATCCTCTTCATTCCACTCAG CCAAAAAGACTTGGAGAATCTGAAAGCTGAGGTGGCGCGGCGGCACCAACTCCAGGAGGCCAGCAAAAACAGGGATAAGGCTGAAGAGCCCATGGCCACCGAGCCTGAGCCAGCGGGGGGCCCAGAGGATGCGGCCTCCCAGCCCCAGGCTGCCAAGGATCCTCCTTCCCCGAGCTTGCAGGGGTAG
- the CLUH gene encoding clustered mitochondria protein homolog isoform X1 produces the protein MAWVWVCTSCCRQLAEAVLPTPTGIGAEERTPLLNPTPASLSPGPSFLRVPGIPNSGFSCPPNNFVSSGPLSGGCREVGLSVGSGSTWDPGATRASWPTAVLLADLEQDSRQGECALPGAAPAGLAPLKPEASQSSSPGPTNCMGARVVAEARMRDTDSAGPEPKSWLPHCDGGQETPESGRGQLPTVPELPSVMLLNGDCPESLRKEEGPTEPPRENGLDEAEPGEETTGQEVIVIQDTGFSVKILAPGIESFALQVSPQEMVQEIHQVLMDREDTCHRTCFSLHLDGNMLDHFSELRSVEGLQEGSVLRVVEEPYTVREARIHVRHVRDLLKSLDPSDAFNGVDCNSLSFLSVFTDGDLGDSGKRKKGLEMDPIDCTPPEYILPGSRERPLCPLQPQNRDWKPLQCLKVLTMSGWNPPPGNRKMHGDLMYLFVITAEDRQVSITASTRGFYLNQSTAYHFNPKPASPRFLSHSLVELLNQISPTFKKNFAVLQKKRVQRHPFERIATPFQVYSWTAPQAEHAMDCVRAEDAYTSRLGYEEHIPGQTRDWNEELQTTRELPRKNLPERLLRERAIFKVHSDFTAAATRGAMAVIDGNVMAINPSEETKMQMFIWNNIFFSLGFDVRDHYKDFGGDVAAYVAPANDLNGVRTYNAVDVEGLYTLGTVVVDYRGYRVTAQSIIPGILERDQEQSVIYGSIDFGKTVVSHPRYLELLERTSRPLKILRHHVLNDRDEEVELCSSVECKGIIGNDGRHYILDLLRTFPPDLNFLPVPGEQLPEECTRAGFPRSHRHKLSCLRQELVDAFVEHRYLLFMKLAALQLMQQKASKIENSTSLENGSPPSLESKSEDPLGPEAGSEEEGSGASGLAKVKELAETIASDDGTADPRSREVIRNACKAVGSISSTAFDVRFNPDIFSPGVRFPESCQEEVRDQKQLLKDAAAFLLSCQIPGLVKDCTDHVVLPMDGATLSEVMRQRGINMRYLGKVLDLVLRSPARDQLDHIYKIGIGELITRSAKHIFKTYLQGVELSGLSAAISHFLNCFLSSYPNPVAHLPADELVSKKRNRRRRNRPPGAADNTAWAVMTPQELWKNICQEAKNYFDFSLECESVDQAVEAYGLQKITLLREISLKTGIQILLKEYSFDSRHKPAFTEEDVLNIFPVVKHVNPKASDAFHFFQSGQAKVQQGFLKEGCELINEALNLFNNVYGAMHVEICACLRLLARLHYIMGDYAEALSNQQKAVLMSERVMGIEHPNTIQEYMHLALYCFASSQLSTALSLLYRARYLTLLVFGEDHPEMALLDNNIGLVLHGVMEYDLSLRFLENALDVSTKYHGPKSLKVALSHHLVARVYESKAEFRSALQHEKEGYTIYKTQLGEDHEKTKESSEYLKCLTQQAVALQRTMNEIYRNGSSANIPPLKFTAPSMASVLEQLNVINGILFIPLSQKDLENLKAEVARRHQLQEASKNRDKAEEPMATEPEPAGGPEDAASQPQAAKDPPSPSLQG, from the exons ATGGCCTGGGTCTGGGTCTGCACTAGCTGTTGCCGGCAGCTGGCTGAAGCAGtcctgcccacccccactggGATTGGGGCCGAGGAGAGGACCCCCTTGCTGAACCCTACCCCTGCCAGCCTATCCCCAGGGCCCTCGTTCCTGAGGGTGCCAGGTATCCCAAACTCTGGGTTCTCCTGCCCCCCTAACAACTTTGTCAGTAGTGGCCCCCTTTCTGGGGGGTGCAGGGAAGTAGGTCTGAGTGTTGGTAGCGGGTCTACCTGGGATCCTGGAGCCACCAGGGCCTCCTGGCCCACAGCTGTCCTTCTGGCCGACCTTGAGCAGGATTCAAGGCAGGGGGAGTGTGCCCTTCCTGGGGCCGCCCCGGCAGGCCTGGCCCCACTGAAACCCGAAGCCAGCCAGAGCTCCAGCCCTGGGCCTACCAATTGCATGGGGGCAAGGGTAGTGGCAGAGGCCAGAATGAGGGACACGGACAGTGCCGGGCCTGAGCCGAAGAGCTGGCTGCCTCACTGCGATGGTGGTCAAGAGACTCCAGAGTCCGGGAGAGGTCAACTGCCGACTGTGCCAG AGCTGCCGTCAGTCATGCTATTGAATGGGGACTGTCCAGAGAGcctgaggaaggaagaggggccCACCGAACCACCCCGGGAAAATGGGCTGGATGAGGCTGAGCCTGGAGAGGAGACCACTGGGCAGGAAGTCATTGTCATTCAGGACACGGGCTTTTCTGTGAAGATCCTGGCCCCGGGGATTGAATCCTTCGCCCTACAG GTGTCCCCCCAGGAGATGGTACAGGAGATCCACCAGGTGCTCATGGACCGTGAAGACACGTGTCATCGCACCTGCTTCTCACTGCATCTGGATGGCAACATGCTGGACCACTTTTCAGAGCTGCGCAGTGTTGAGGGTCTGCAGGAGGGCTCAGTGCTACGCGTGGTGGAAG AGCCATACACAGTGCGCGAGGCCCGAATCCATGTGCGCCATGTCCGAGACCTGCTCAAGAGCCTAGACCCGTCTGATGCCTTCAACGGGGTTGACTGCAACTCCTTGTCCTTCCTGAGCGTCTTTACCGATGGCGACCTGGGAG ACAGCGGGAAGCGGAAGAAGGGCTTGGAGATGGACCCCATTGACTGCACGCCGCCTGAGTACATCCTTCCAGGGAGCCGGGAGCGGCCATTGTGTcccctgcagccccagaaccGTGACTGGAAG CCCCTGCAGTGCCTGAAAGTGCTCACCATGAGTGGCTGGAACCCGCCCCCTGGGAACCGCAAGATGCACGGGGACCTCATGTACCTGTTTGTGATCACAGCCGAGGACCGGCAAGTCAGCATCACGGCCTCCACACGGGGCTTTTACCTGAACCA GTCCACAGCGTATCACTTCAACCCCAAGCCCGCCAGCCCCCGCTTCCTCAGCCATTCCCTGGTGGAGCTGCTCAACCAGATCAGCCCGACCTTCAAAAAAAACTTTGCTGTGCTGCAGAAGAAAAG GGTCCAGCGCCACCCATTCGAGAGGATTGCCACCCCGTTCCAGGTGTACAGCTGGACGGCCCCCCAGGCAGAGCACGCCATGGATTGCGTGCGCGCGGAGGATGCCTACACCTCAAGGCTGGGCTATGAGGAGCACATTCCTGGACAG ACCCGGGACTGGAACGAGGAGCTGCAGACCACGAGGGAACTGCCCCGCAAGAACCTACCTGAACGGCTGCTTCGAGAAAGAGCCATATTCAAG GTACACAGTGACTTCACAGCAGCAGCCACACGGGGAGCCATGGCGGTCATCGATGGCAATGTGATGGCCATCAACCCCAGTGAGGAGACCAAGATGCAAATGTTCATCTGGAACAACATCTTCTTCAGCCTGGGTTTTGATGTCCGCGACCATTACAAGGACTTTGGTGGCGACGTGGCAGCCTATGTGGCACCTGCCAATGACCTGAACGGTGTGCGCACGTACAACGCGGTGGACGTGGAGGGGCTGTACACACTGGGAACAGTGGTAGTGGATTATCGCGGCTACCGCGTCACAGCCCAGTCCATAATCCCCGGCATCCTGGAGCGAGACCAGGAGCAGAGTGTCATCTATGGCTCTATAGACTTTGGCAAGACAGTGGTGTCGCACCCAAGATACCTGGAGCTGCTGGAACGCACCAGCCGGCCCTTGAAGATCCTGAGGCACCATGTGCTCAATGACCGCGATGAGGAGGTGgagctctgctcctctgtggagTGCAAGGGCATCATCGGCAACGATGGGCGCCACTACATCCTCGACTTGCTGCGCACCTTTCCCCCTGACCTCAACTTCCTCCCCGTGCCCGGCGAGCAGCTGCCCGAAGAGTGCACGCGCGCTGGCTTCCCCCGCAGCCACCGGCACAAGTTGAGCTGCCTGCGCCAGGAGCTGGTGGACGCTTTCGTGGAGCACAG GTACCTGCTCTTCATGAAGTTGGCTGCCCTGCAGCTGATGCAGCAGAAAGCCAGCAAGATAGAGAACTCCACCTCACTGGAAAATGGCAGCCCACCCTCTTTGGAGTCCAAGTCTGAGGACCCGCTGGGACCCGAGGcaggaagtgaggaggagggcagTGGTGCTAGCGGCCTGGCCAAGGTGAAGGAACTGGCAGAGACCATCGCCTCTGACGACGGGACAG CAGACCCGCGGAGCCGGGAGGTGATCCGCAACGCGTGCAAGGCGGTGGGCTCCATCAGCAGCACAGCCTTCGACGTGCGCTTCAACCCTGACATCTTCTCACCAG GGGTTCGATTCCCTGAGTCCTGCCAGGAGGAAGTGCGGGACCAGAAACAGCTGCTGAAAGATGCCGCTGCCTTCCTGCTCTCGTGCCAGATCCCCGGCTTG GTGAAGGACTGCACAGACCACGTGGTGCTGCCCATGGACGGGGCCACACTGTCGGAGGTGATGCGCCAGCGTGGCATCAACATGCGCTACCTGGGCAAGGTGCTGGACCTGGTGCTCCGGAGCCCAGCCCGAGACCAGCTGGACCACATCTAC AAAATTGGCATTGGAGAGCTCATCACTCGCTCTGCCAAGCACATCTTCAAGACGTACTTACAG GGAGTTGAGCTCTCAGGCCTCTCGGCTGCCATCAGCCACTTCCTGAACTGCTTCCTGAGCTCCTACCCCAACCCTGTGGCCCACCTGCCTGCTGACGAGCTGGTCTCCAAGAAGAggaacaggaggaggagaaacCGGCCTCCAGGGGCAGCAGATAACACTGCCTGGGCCGTCATGACTCCCCAGGAGCTCTGGAAGAACATCTGCCAGGAGGCCAAGAACTACTTTGACTTCAGCCTTGAGTG TGAGAGCGTGGACCAGGCTGTGGAGGCCTACGGCCTGCAGAAAATAACGCTGCTGCGGGAGATCTCCCTCAAAACTGGGATCCAG ATCCTGCTGAAGGAGTACAGCTTCGACAGCCGCCATAAACCCGCATTCACTGAGGAGGATGTGCTCAACATCTTCCCCGTGGTCAAGCACGTCAACCCCAAGGCCTCAGACGCCTTCCACTTCTTCCAGAGCGGACAGGCCAAAGTACAGCAGG gcttcctgaaggagggcTGTGAGCTCATCAATGAGGCCCTGAACCTGTTTAACAACGTGTACGGAGCCATGCACGTGGAGATCTGCGCCTGCTTGCGCCTCCTTGCTCGTCTCCACTATATTATGGGTGACTACGCCGAG GCCCTGAGTAACCAACAGAAGGCTGTGCTGATGAGCGAGCGAGTGATGGGCATCGAGCACCCCAACACCATCCAGGAATAT ATGCACCTGGCCCTGTACTGCTTTGCCAGCAGCCAGCTGTCCACTGCTCTGAGCCTGTTGTACCGTGCTCGCTACCTCACGCTGCTCGTGTTTGGGGAAGACCACCCTGAGATGGCATTGCTGGAC AACAACATCGGGCTGGTGCTGCATGGGGTGATGGAGTATGACCTCTCGCTGCGCTTCCTGGAGAATGCGCTGGATGTCAGCACCAAGTACCACGGGCCCAAGTCCCTCAAAGTGGCCCTCAG CCACCACCTTGTTGCCCGGGTCTATGAGAGCAAAGCCGAGTTCCGGTCAGCCCTGCAGCATGAGAAAGAAGGCTACACCATCTACAAGACCCAG CTGGGCGAGGACCACGAGAAGACCAAGGAGAGCTCCGAGTACCTCAAGTGCCTGACCCAGCAGGCTGTGGCCCTGCAGCGCACCATGAATGAGATCTACCGCAATGGCTCCAGCGCCAACATCCCGCCCCTCAAG TTCACAGCCCCCAGCATGGCCAGTGTCTTGGAACAGCTCAATGTCATCAACGGCATCCTCTTCATTCCACTCAG CCAAAAAGACTTGGAGAATCTGAAAGCTGAGGTGGCGCGGCGGCACCAACTCCAGGAGGCCAGCAAAAACAGGGATAAGGCTGAAGAGCCCATGGCCACCGAGCCTGAGCCAGCGGGGGGCCCAGAGGATGCGGCCTCCCAGCCCCAGGCTGCCAAGGATCCTCCTTCCCCGAGCTTGCAGGGGTAG